The nucleotide window GTAGTCGGGGTTGCGGCCGAAGCACTCTCGCAGCGCCTTGGTGGCGCCGATGCACGCGACGCGGCGCTTGGCGGCATCGTGATCCCAGACGGGGTCGCACTTGATCATGGCCGCCCGGAACTCCGCGAGGCATCCGCCGTTGGCCACGTAGTTTGTGACCGCCGTTTTGTCGTTCTCGACTTGGGTGCTGTGGGAGACGGGCGTGGTGCAGACCATCAACAAGGGGAGCCTCGTCGTGGTGTTCCCCATGGCCGGCAGCGCTAAATCTGATTGGTGTGTGCTTTAGCTAGGGTTATTAATTACTCCTAATTAATCTGGCCCTCGATCGATCGGTCGATCGGCCTAATTAAATAGCACATGCTATCGCACGATTGCCCGGCTGGGAGATCCTATCATATTCTTGGTGTACAAGTTGGAGCGATTTACTAGTAAATACAGTAGTACTTCTCCATGCATGCAGCCGCACTGGAAGCAGCTCCCCTGACGTACTGCACATGCCGTTGGGGCACTGATGTGTGGGCCTGATTCCCGAcgggcccacctgtcagtggCCGAACGGTACCATGCTGTTGGAACCGCCAACTCCTCGCTGCAACTCTCCTCTCCCTCGCACTCTGCTCGCTCTGGCTTGCCGTGGTTTGCTCAacgaaaggaggaagaagaaattCAGAGAAGTTCAGAAAAGTGGTGGACACAGAGTTTTTCCCGGCGCTCGAACGCCCCCTTTACTCCTCGAGCACGAACTCGACTGTGTCAGCTGTTACAACGATCACCCCGCAGCCTTATATCCCCGAGCCGGCGCACTGGGCACGCACCCACGCCTCCACTCACCTGCGATCTTCTCCACGCCCTGCATGCTCTCGTCACGCCCGCTACACACTCGCGTGCGCCCGCGTCTCGCAGCTGAGCATCAACTAGGCGGCCCGACCGCCCCGCACGGCTCGCCAacagacacacacacactaccccgGTGCACGGACACGCCCATGCACCCAacgcacgcacacacgcacgcccTACTCTACGGAGGCGCCCGCCCAGCAAGTCCAGTGCGCGCCCATACCCGCACTCGATGTGCCCAGCTTCGTCGCCATGGCTTATTCGCCCTACATTCACGCCCTAAGCGACGGCTCAGAGCAGGTCGGCGTCCTCGACGTCCGCGTCCACCATCAGGGCATGCCCCGCGGCCGGCTCCTTCCGCAGCAGGGGGCACTCCCTCTTGAAATGACCTCTGACGCCACACTTGTAGCACTTCCCGCGACGGTTGTCCCCGCCGCCTGATGCCGTGCTCGCCgcgccgtcgtcgtcgtcttcaccGCGTGCACCGCCTCGCCGCCGCTCGCGTGCACGCCACTGTGCTGCGGTGAGCATGAGCTGCTCACCGTCTGCCCGCTCGCCGCCTGCCTGACCACGCCGACGCAGCCGCTCGTCGAACGCCTTCAGGCGCCCGAGCGCGTCGTCGAAGAGCAGCGTCGAGAGGTCGCAGAACTGCTCCATCCCCGCCACCGCCGCGTACAGACGATCCGGGACGCAATCCAGGAGCTTCCTCACCATCGCCGCGTCGTCGAGGGTCGCTCCCAGCCCGGTGTAGCGCGCCGCCATGCCGCTGATCTTCCCTGCGAACGCGTCTAGCGACTCGTCGCTCGCCATGCGCAGGAGCTCGAACTCCCCGCGCAACGTGCCCAGCCTCGCCGTCCGCACGCAATCATCCCCGACGAACCGGGCCTTCAGGCTGCTCCAGATCTCCGCCGCGGTCTTCTTCCCGGCCACCTGCAGCAACAAGTCGTCGGCGAGCGCCCGGAGCAGATAAGCCCTCGCCGGCTTATCCTTTTTGGCGATCACCGCCGACGCAGCGTCCTCCGGCGGCACCACCGCCTCCCACAGCCCAGCGGCGTCCAGGTCGGCCTCCACCTTGATGGCCCAGGTGACGTAGTTCTCCCCCGTGAGCACCGGCACTGCATGCGCCACCGTGTTGCCCGATCCGCCGGCGTACGGCACAATGGACATCGCAGGCGAGCTCCCCGCTCCACGTGGCTCTGATGCCAATTGTTGGAACCGCCAACTCCTCGCTGCAACTCTCCTCTCCCTCGCACTCTGCTCGCTCTGGCTTGCCGTGGTTTGCTCAAcgaaaggaggaagaagagattCAGAGAAGTTCAGAAAAGTGGTGGACACAGAGTTTTTCCCGGCGCTCGAACGCCCCCTTTACTCCTCGAGCACGAACTCGACTATGTCAGCTGTTACAACGATCACCCCGCGGCCTTATATCCCCGAGCCGGCGCACTGGGCACGCACCCACGCCTCCACTCACCCGCGATCTTCTCCACGCCCTGCATGCTCTCGCCACGCCCGCTACACACTCGCGTGCGCCCGCGTCTCGCGCTGAGCATCAACTAGGCGGCCCGACCGCCCCGCACGGCTCGCCAacagacacacacacactaccccgGTGCACGGACACGCCCATGCACccaacacacgcacacacgcacgcccTACTCTACGGAGGCGCTCGCCCAGCAGGTCCAGTGCGCGCCCATACCTGCACTCGACGTGCCCGGCTTCGTCGCCGTGGCTTATTCGCCCTACACGTGCCGCTCGGCAGAGG belongs to Triticum urartu cultivar G1812 chromosome 7, Tu2.1, whole genome shotgun sequence and includes:
- the LOC125525694 gene encoding uncharacterized protein LOC125525694, with the protein product MASDESLDAFAGKISGMAARYTGLGATLDDAAMVRKLLDCVPDRLYAAVAGMEQFCDLSTLLFDDALGRLKAFDERLRRRGQAGGERADGEQLMLTAAQWRARERRRGGARGEDDDDGAASTASGGGDNRRGKCYKCGVRGHFKRECPLLRKEPAAGHALMVDADVEDADLL